The proteins below are encoded in one region of Polynucleobacter sp. AP-Nino-20-G2:
- a CDS encoding TAXI family TRAP transporter solute-binding subunit, with protein sequence MAKKKRADMDFLRKNLYNPLAIGVAILVLVAMLFAVLWILVPPPPRSIELATGFPTGLYHKFGEKLQAQLSDEGVSLKLRATGGTRDNLALLEDPNSGVDFAMVQGGVADISKYPNLVSIAGVFYEPVWVWYKESSFKADGGRLNLLSQLKGKRVSIGNEGSGTLALANELLRVSGLGEDSFRAEKLKPDQALEKFKNGELDAIFLVSSPEAPILKKFYETQNIRLMSFEQADAYVHHLPYLSKVNIPRGVMSIAYDLPRQDIQVLAVTATLVGKDDVSPALVTLLLGDTYDILKSYSYLQKPGEFPSGSGLDFPLHVDAEIYLKDGPSLLHRHLPFWTAVWIGRFAKIVIPLLVILIPLFTYIPAAKNLYLRLKLSRVYEELKVIEKNASNPDLKEVNLRDLADIERRVGNIQVSMLDAKELYDLKGHVGETRGRLDSLYREKK encoded by the coding sequence ATGGCAAAAAAGAAAAGAGCTGATATGGACTTCCTGCGCAAAAATCTCTACAACCCTTTGGCAATCGGTGTAGCTATTCTCGTTTTAGTTGCAATGCTTTTCGCTGTTTTGTGGATTTTGGTTCCACCCCCTCCGCGATCCATCGAGTTGGCAACTGGCTTCCCAACTGGCCTTTACCATAAGTTTGGTGAGAAGCTTCAAGCTCAGTTGTCTGATGAAGGTGTATCGCTGAAGTTAAGAGCCACTGGCGGCACTAGGGACAACCTCGCTTTACTGGAAGATCCAAATTCTGGCGTAGATTTTGCGATGGTGCAGGGCGGTGTGGCCGACATATCAAAGTACCCCAATCTCGTTTCTATTGCTGGGGTGTTTTATGAACCCGTTTGGGTTTGGTACAAAGAATCGTCATTCAAGGCCGATGGCGGTCGATTAAATTTATTAAGCCAACTTAAGGGTAAGCGCGTCTCTATTGGTAATGAAGGCAGTGGAACACTTGCCTTGGCTAATGAGTTATTGAGAGTAAGTGGTTTGGGTGAGGATTCCTTTCGTGCCGAAAAGTTAAAGCCAGACCAAGCCTTAGAGAAATTTAAGAATGGTGAGTTGGATGCGATTTTTTTAGTCAGCTCTCCAGAGGCGCCGATTTTGAAGAAATTCTATGAGACTCAAAATATTCGCTTAATGAGTTTTGAGCAAGCTGATGCGTATGTGCATCACCTTCCCTATCTTTCTAAAGTCAATATTCCTCGTGGCGTGATGAGTATTGCCTATGATCTTCCTAGGCAGGACATACAGGTGCTAGCAGTTACGGCAACCTTAGTGGGTAAAGATGATGTTAGTCCAGCGCTAGTAACGCTGCTACTTGGCGATACGTACGATATTTTGAAATCGTATTCTTATTTACAAAAACCAGGAGAGTTCCCATCTGGCTCCGGATTGGATTTTCCTTTGCATGTGGATGCCGAGATCTACTTAAAGGATGGACCCTCCTTGCTGCACAGGCATCTCCCTTTCTGGACTGCGGTGTGGATTGGCCGTTTTGCCAAGATTGTGATCCCGCTATTGGTGATACTGATTCCCTTGTTTACGTATATCCCCGCCGCCAAGAATCTCTATCTACGCCTCAAGTTATCTCGAGTGTATGAAGAACTGAAGGTGATTGAGAAGAATGCAAGCAATCCTGATCTTAAAGAAGTAAATCTGAGGGATCTCGCTGATATTGAGAGAAGGGTAGGTAATATTCAGGTCTCGATGTTAGATGCCAAAGAGTTGTATGATTTAAAGGGTCATGTGGGTGAGACTCGTGGGAGACTAGACTCCCTGTATCGTGAGAAAAAATGA
- a CDS encoding SDR family oxidoreductase, with amino-acid sequence MTSSPIKVALVTGAGTGIGKAAAKALLHGGFKVVLTGRNLDKLTAAIQAIGGNDQNCLPVRCDVGKPEEVKCLFAEIKGHFGRIDVLFNNAGMGAPAIPMEDLSYEQWMNVVNANLCGAFLCSQEAIRMMKAQSPQGGRIINNGSISAYAPRPMTAPYTATKHAITGLTKSIALDGRPFNIACGQIDIGNAGTEMTIPMAAGIIQADGSNKAEPLMDVDHVGQAVLQMAQLPLESNILSMTIMATKMPFVGRG; translated from the coding sequence ATGACCTCATCCCCCATCAAAGTCGCTTTAGTAACTGGAGCAGGAACAGGCATCGGCAAAGCCGCAGCTAAGGCCCTCCTCCATGGTGGCTTCAAGGTAGTGCTTACCGGTAGAAATCTAGACAAATTAACGGCTGCTATTCAAGCAATTGGTGGAAATGATCAAAACTGTCTACCCGTTAGATGTGATGTGGGTAAGCCAGAGGAGGTAAAGTGCTTATTTGCAGAAATCAAAGGTCACTTTGGGCGAATTGATGTGCTCTTTAATAATGCTGGGATGGGAGCACCTGCGATTCCCATGGAAGACTTAAGTTACGAGCAATGGATGAATGTAGTAAACGCTAATCTCTGCGGCGCCTTCCTTTGCTCCCAAGAGGCTATTCGAATGATGAAAGCCCAATCTCCTCAGGGTGGCAGAATCATTAACAACGGTTCAATTTCCGCCTATGCGCCTCGGCCCATGACTGCGCCATATACAGCAACGAAACATGCGATTACCGGCTTAACCAAATCGATCGCCTTGGATGGCCGCCCTTTTAATATTGCTTGCGGGCAAATTGATATCGGCAACGCAGGAACTGAGATGACGATTCCAATGGCCGCAGGCATCATACAGGCAGATGGCTCCAATAAAGCCGAGCCACTGATGGATGTAGACCATGTCGGTCAAGCAGTCCTGCAGATGGCTCAACTACCCCTAGAGAGCAATATTCTCTCGATGACCATCATGGCAACCAAGATGCCATTTGTTGGGCGCGGTTAA
- the ccmI gene encoding c-type cytochrome biogenesis protein CcmI, whose amino-acid sequence MTSFLIPVFLLLILVLVLLLRPFFFPNSESATSRRQMNAAIYREELDKLEADRLSGLVDDASYEQAHAEMRQRLFQDTDEADDLSVMGSPKKTMLGICIFVVVLSIGMYFVLGGASRVAEKRSEKPMTQESVEKMVAEFAAKMEKEPDNLKGWAMLARSYRILGRNAEAEKAYARAGSFVESDPQLLADYADVLASNANGSFAGKPLQLINKALAMDPDNLLALWLSGTASFNAQNYKAAVQSWERLAKQLPADSDESRAIATSISEARSKGGLPAASAPVMSNQSVSGQIDIAPELKAKVKSGDILMVIARKPGERMPVAVLKTPVTAFPMNFVLDDALAMNPNALLSQLPEVSVEVRVSKSGMAMPEAGDLVSAPQTIKVGSGKVRLLINQVRP is encoded by the coding sequence ATGACTAGTTTTCTGATTCCAGTATTTCTCTTATTGATTCTGGTCTTAGTGTTACTGCTGCGCCCATTCTTCTTCCCTAATTCGGAATCAGCTACCTCACGTCGTCAAATGAATGCAGCGATCTATCGAGAGGAGTTGGATAAGCTCGAGGCAGATCGATTGTCTGGGTTGGTGGATGATGCAAGTTATGAGCAGGCTCACGCTGAAATGCGCCAACGCCTATTCCAGGATACCGATGAGGCTGATGATTTGTCAGTCATGGGGTCGCCTAAAAAGACGATGCTTGGAATCTGTATCTTTGTAGTGGTCCTGTCTATTGGAATGTATTTTGTTCTTGGTGGCGCATCCCGGGTTGCTGAGAAGCGTTCTGAAAAGCCAATGACTCAAGAGTCTGTTGAGAAAATGGTAGCTGAGTTTGCTGCCAAGATGGAAAAAGAACCTGACAATTTGAAGGGCTGGGCAATGTTGGCGCGCTCCTATCGAATTTTAGGGCGCAATGCTGAGGCGGAAAAGGCATATGCAAGAGCCGGATCCTTTGTAGAGTCAGACCCACAGTTATTGGCTGATTATGCCGATGTATTGGCAAGCAATGCGAATGGTAGTTTTGCTGGCAAGCCGCTGCAGCTGATTAATAAAGCGCTTGCTATGGATCCGGATAATTTGCTCGCTCTTTGGCTGTCTGGAACAGCATCATTTAATGCGCAAAACTACAAAGCTGCCGTGCAGTCTTGGGAGCGCTTAGCTAAACAATTGCCCGCTGATTCGGATGAGTCTCGAGCCATTGCCACATCAATTTCTGAGGCTCGCTCTAAGGGCGGACTTCCCGCTGCTTCAGCTCCTGTTATGAGCAATCAGAGTGTTAGCGGCCAGATTGATATTGCTCCGGAATTGAAGGCGAAAGTCAAATCAGGCGATATCTTGATGGTGATCGCACGTAAGCCGGGTGAGCGCATGCCGGTAGCAGTCCTAAAAACCCCGGTTACCGCTTTTCCAATGAACTTCGTTTTGGATGATGCTTTGGCAATGAACCCCAATGCTTTGTTATCTCAACTGCCTGAAGTGTCGGTGGAGGTGCGCGTCTCGAAGTCGGGCATGGCTATGCCAGAAGCCGGAGATCTTGTTTCCGCACCTCAAACCATCAAGGTAGGCTCTGGCAAGGTTCGTTTACTAATTAATCAAGTCAGACCCTAA
- a CDS encoding cytochrome c-type biogenesis protein CcmH: MMKRATLSFLFLLSAMCALNFALAKDAAPLADDPLTEQRLIIISEEMRCLVCQNESLAGSRSDLANDLRREIRNLIKEGRTDDQIRSFMVERYGDFVLYRPPVKPITWLLWLGPFVILLAGIIGLMAYLRRRNQIVPSATLSDEENRRIDTLLKDASSDVTESRHD, translated from the coding sequence ATGATGAAGCGGGCCACCCTTTCTTTCCTGTTTCTTTTGTCGGCTATGTGCGCGCTGAACTTTGCTTTGGCCAAGGATGCTGCGCCGTTGGCTGATGATCCGTTGACTGAGCAGCGTTTGATCATCATTTCGGAAGAAATGCGTTGTCTAGTTTGTCAAAACGAATCTCTCGCGGGCTCACGCTCGGATCTAGCAAATGATTTGCGTAGAGAAATTCGCAATCTGATCAAAGAAGGAAGGACGGACGATCAAATTCGTAGCTTCATGGTGGAGCGCTATGGCGATTTTGTGTTGTATCGACCGCCCGTTAAGCCGATTACTTGGTTGTTATGGCTTGGCCCATTTGTTATTTTATTGGCTGGCATCATTGGTTTGATGGCCTACCTGCGCCGCAGGAATCAAATCGTTCCTAGCGCCACATTATCTGATGAAGAAAATCGCCGTATTGATACGTTATTAAAAGATGCATCGTCGGACGTAACTGAAAGTAGACATGACTAG
- a CDS encoding DsbE family thiol:disulfide interchange protein translates to MKAKFLIPLFLFVILIGFLAVGLNRDPHEVPSPLIGKAAPAFTLPQLADPAKTFSPESLKGQPWVLNVWASWCVACREEHPVLLELGKLQVAPIIGLDYKDKREDALAMLSRQGNPYVLSAFDANGRVGIDYGVYGVPETYVIDKAGIIRFKHIGPVTIEILNQKIIPLLTELKK, encoded by the coding sequence ATGAAGGCCAAGTTTTTAATCCCACTATTCCTATTTGTAATTTTGATCGGGTTTTTGGCTGTAGGTTTAAATCGTGATCCGCATGAGGTGCCGTCCCCCTTAATAGGAAAAGCGGCGCCTGCATTTACATTGCCCCAATTGGCTGACCCTGCAAAGACTTTTTCTCCTGAGAGTTTGAAGGGCCAACCTTGGGTATTGAATGTTTGGGCATCTTGGTGTGTTGCTTGCCGTGAAGAGCATCCTGTTTTGCTCGAGCTTGGAAAATTGCAGGTAGCGCCCATTATTGGTCTGGATTACAAAGATAAGCGTGAAGATGCCTTGGCGATGTTGTCGCGCCAAGGAAATCCTTATGTTCTTTCGGCTTTTGATGCCAATGGTCGAGTTGGTATCGATTATGGTGTCTACGGAGTTCCTGAGACTTATGTGATTGATAAGGCGGGCATTATTCGCTTTAAACATATTGGCCCGGTGACCATAGAAATTTTGAATCAGAAGATCATTCCTCTTTTGACTGAGTTGAAAAAATGA
- a CDS encoding heme lyase CcmF/NrfE family subunit, translated as MIPEFGHYALILALCVAIIQGALPLMGAHRGRREWILLARPAAQTMFLLLALSFAILAWSFYVNDFSVLYVAEHSNSQLPVIYRLGAVWGGHEGSLLLWIFLLSTWTFLVSQLSKSLDEFMVARVIGVLGLVTTGLLLFVLTTSNPFERLLPAAQDGRSLNPLLQDPGLVFHPPMLYMGYVGFSVAFAFAIASLLSGRLDAAWARWSRPWTTAAWVFLTLGIALGSWWAYYELGWGGWWFWDPVENASFIPWLVGTALLHSLAVTEKRGGFKSWTVLLAITAFSLSLLGTFLVRSGVLTSVHAFATDPKRGIFILIFLALVVGSSLTLYAWRAPKSSLGGKFSLTSRETFILLGNVFLVVSAASVLLGTLYPLLIDALHLGKISVGPPYFNSVFVPIMIPLLVLMGIGPWTSWKNSNLVDVIKRLWVAAVVAVIAAVLIPIVMGEFTWLGSLGFLLAFWVMASGVLQIIRQTKAGKPTRSFIGMQLAHLGIAIFVIGVTMVGAYQEEKDVRMLAGESVSVGGYQIQLQSVGAVPGPNYKAMQGTFLLSRNGQLVATLYPEKRSYFSSTMPMTEAAIDVGLTRDIYVSLGEELEDHSWAVRVYYKPFVDWIWGGCLFMALGGVLAMSDKRYRMKLRKSIA; from the coding sequence ATGATTCCTGAGTTTGGGCACTATGCATTAATTTTGGCTTTATGTGTTGCCATCATTCAAGGGGCGCTACCTTTGATGGGCGCTCATCGGGGACGTCGGGAATGGATTTTGTTGGCAAGACCGGCAGCGCAAACCATGTTCTTATTGCTGGCACTTTCTTTTGCCATTCTGGCTTGGAGTTTTTATGTGAATGATTTTTCTGTCCTGTATGTGGCAGAGCATTCCAACTCTCAGCTTCCAGTCATATATCGTTTGGGCGCGGTATGGGGTGGTCACGAGGGCTCCTTATTGCTATGGATTTTCTTGTTATCCACTTGGACCTTTTTAGTTTCTCAGCTCTCCAAGTCTTTGGATGAATTTATGGTGGCGCGCGTGATTGGGGTATTGGGGTTGGTGACTACTGGCCTGCTGCTATTTGTCCTAACGACCTCAAATCCCTTTGAACGATTATTGCCTGCTGCGCAAGATGGGCGCTCTTTGAATCCACTGCTTCAAGATCCTGGGCTCGTATTTCATCCACCTATGTTGTACATGGGTTACGTGGGCTTCTCAGTCGCATTTGCATTTGCTATTGCTTCCTTGTTATCGGGTAGGTTAGATGCTGCTTGGGCGCGCTGGTCTCGTCCTTGGACAACTGCCGCGTGGGTCTTTTTGACGCTTGGAATTGCACTTGGATCTTGGTGGGCATATTACGAATTGGGTTGGGGCGGTTGGTGGTTCTGGGATCCGGTAGAGAATGCGTCTTTTATTCCTTGGCTGGTCGGCACTGCTTTATTGCATTCTTTGGCAGTTACAGAAAAGCGGGGCGGTTTTAAGAGTTGGACTGTTCTCTTAGCAATCACCGCGTTTTCACTTTCTCTTTTGGGAACTTTTTTGGTGCGCTCGGGAGTGTTGACATCGGTTCATGCATTTGCGACGGACCCAAAGCGCGGCATCTTTATTTTGATATTCCTAGCCTTAGTTGTTGGCTCATCTTTAACGCTGTATGCATGGCGCGCCCCTAAAAGTTCGCTGGGCGGAAAATTCAGTCTGACATCACGAGAAACATTCATCTTGTTGGGAAATGTTTTCTTGGTGGTTTCCGCAGCATCTGTGTTGCTAGGAACTCTGTATCCCTTATTGATCGATGCATTGCATTTAGGAAAAATATCGGTAGGCCCTCCTTACTTTAATAGCGTCTTTGTTCCCATCATGATTCCATTATTGGTGCTGATGGGCATTGGACCTTGGACCAGTTGGAAAAATTCAAATCTTGTGGATGTTATTAAGCGCTTGTGGGTTGCTGCGGTAGTGGCGGTGATTGCAGCAGTCCTGATTCCAATAGTCATGGGCGAATTTACCTGGTTGGGAAGTCTTGGTTTTCTATTGGCTTTTTGGGTGATGGCATCAGGCGTCCTGCAGATTATTCGTCAAACAAAAGCAGGCAAGCCCACGCGCTCATTTATCGGCATGCAGCTTGCACATCTGGGGATTGCGATATTCGTGATTGGCGTCACGATGGTGGGCGCCTATCAAGAGGAAAAAGATGTCCGGATGCTGGCTGGTGAAAGTGTCAGCGTTGGCGGTTATCAAATTCAGTTGCAGAGCGTTGGTGCTGTTCCAGGACCGAACTACAAAGCAATGCAAGGCACTTTCTTGCTTAGTCGTAATGGTCAGTTAGTTGCAACCCTGTATCCGGAAAAGCGTAGCTATTTCTCTTCAACGATGCCAATGACCGAGGCGGCAATTGATGTTGGCTTAACCCGTGATATCTATGTTTCCTTGGGCGAAGAGTTAGAAGATCATTCGTGGGCCGTCAGGGTCTATTACAAGCCTTTTGTGGATTGGATCTGGGGCGGTTGTTTATTCATGGCGCTCGGTGGTGTTTTGGCAATGTCTGATAAGCGCTATCGTATGAAGTTACGGAAGTCGATCGCATGA
- the ccmE gene encoding cytochrome c maturation protein CcmE: MKPRHKRAAIIIGALTAIGLAAVLILNALNSNIALYVTPSEVVAGKAPQGQVFRIGGMVKDGSLKRDGLTVHFVITDMVKDIPVAYTGILPDLFKEGKGAVIQGRLDPTGQFIASEVLAKHDENYMPPEAKHALEQAQKNGSK, from the coding sequence GTGAAGCCTAGACATAAACGAGCTGCCATTATTATTGGCGCGCTGACTGCTATTGGTTTAGCTGCTGTATTGATTTTGAATGCCCTCAACAGCAATATCGCGCTTTATGTCACTCCGAGCGAAGTGGTTGCAGGTAAAGCGCCGCAAGGCCAAGTATTTCGCATTGGCGGTATGGTCAAAGATGGGTCGCTAAAGCGCGATGGTTTAACGGTTCACTTTGTGATTACTGATATGGTGAAAGATATTCCTGTTGCTTATACCGGCATTCTTCCCGATTTGTTTAAAGAAGGTAAAGGCGCAGTTATTCAGGGGCGCCTCGATCCAACGGGGCAATTTATTGCCAGTGAAGTGCTTGCAAAGCACGATGAAAATTATATGCCGCCAGAGGCGAAGCATGCTTTAGAGCAGGCTCAAAAAAATGGAAGTAAATAA
- the ccmD gene encoding heme exporter protein CcmD yields MWNSPAEFFEMGGYALYVWCSFGVCALVLLLEPMAVRVRHQSIVRRLRREVRAEQFDQESRK; encoded by the coding sequence ATGTGGAATAGCCCGGCTGAATTCTTTGAGATGGGTGGATACGCGCTCTATGTTTGGTGCAGTTTTGGGGTATGTGCTTTAGTTCTCCTTCTGGAGCCTATGGCTGTTCGCGTGCGTCATCAGTCCATTGTTCGCAGACTTCGTCGTGAAGTAAGAGCAGAGCAATTTGATCAAGAGAGTAGAAAGTGA
- the ccmC gene encoding heme ABC transporter permease CcmC has translation MSNVNNLPTSRVMNWFRFSSPSIFYPLAGKMIPWFWALSFIFGVAGLWVSFFVAPVDAVQGQGYRIIFIHVPASWMSMFIYIVMAAWAGLGLVFNTRLSAMMAQALAPIGAWMAFLSLWTGAFWGKPMWGAWWVWDARLTSELILLFLYLGFIALQASIDNVRRADKAGAILALVGVVNVPIIYFSVKWWNTLHQGASVSLSKAPAMAQTMLWGMLLMALCFWMYSIAVGLMRVRTIILEREAHTDWVKQLNEVQR, from the coding sequence ATGAGTAATGTAAATAATTTGCCTACAAGTCGTGTGATGAATTGGTTCAGATTCTCGAGCCCAAGCATCTTTTATCCTTTGGCTGGAAAAATGATCCCTTGGTTTTGGGCGCTCTCCTTTATTTTTGGAGTGGCGGGTTTATGGGTCAGTTTTTTTGTTGCGCCAGTTGATGCAGTACAGGGTCAGGGATATCGCATTATTTTTATTCACGTGCCCGCATCTTGGATGTCGATGTTTATCTATATAGTGATGGCAGCTTGGGCTGGTTTGGGCTTGGTTTTTAATACCCGCTTATCAGCGATGATGGCTCAGGCGCTTGCGCCGATTGGTGCTTGGATGGCCTTTCTTTCTTTGTGGACTGGCGCATTTTGGGGTAAGCCAATGTGGGGTGCTTGGTGGGTGTGGGATGCGCGCCTTACTTCCGAATTAATTCTGCTATTTCTCTACTTAGGATTTATTGCGTTGCAGGCCTCGATTGATAATGTTCGTCGCGCGGACAAGGCGGGTGCAATTCTTGCATTGGTCGGCGTGGTCAATGTTCCGATTATTTATTTTTCAGTGAAATGGTGGAATACCTTGCATCAAGGCGCATCCGTCTCCTTAAGTAAAGCTCCTGCTATGGCTCAGACGATGCTCTGGGGAATGTTATTAATGGCCTTATGTTTTTGGATGTACTCAATTGCAGTAGGGTTAATGCGTGTGCGTACCATCATTTTGGAGCGTGAGGCTCATACTGATTGGGTTAAACAATTAAATGAGGTGCAACGCTAA
- the ccmB gene encoding heme exporter protein CcmB encodes MNAFIAIVQRDLLLVMRRKSEVLTALFFFVIVTSLFPLGIGADAALLRKIAPGVIWVAALLSTLLGLQRMFAADYADGTLEQLILSPNAFTSLVFGKIVAHWLVSGLPLVLLAPVIGIQFDLDAASLKILMLALLLGTPVLSLLGSIGAALTLGVRGGSVLMSLLILPLYIPVLIFGAGAVYANSVGLDVTGHFSLLGALFILALVFVPWVSATAVKIAIE; translated from the coding sequence ATGAATGCCTTTATCGCAATCGTCCAGCGTGATTTGCTACTGGTAATGCGTCGGAAAAGCGAAGTCTTAACAGCACTATTTTTCTTTGTGATTGTGACTAGCTTGTTTCCCTTGGGTATTGGGGCTGATGCGGCTTTATTGAGAAAGATTGCGCCTGGCGTGATTTGGGTTGCAGCTTTGCTTTCAACATTGTTGGGATTGCAACGGATGTTCGCCGCAGATTATGCTGATGGCACTTTGGAGCAATTGATTCTTTCTCCTAACGCCTTTACTTCATTGGTTTTCGGGAAAATCGTTGCCCATTGGTTAGTTTCCGGGCTCCCTTTGGTTTTGCTGGCACCCGTGATTGGTATTCAGTTTGATTTGGATGCAGCTTCCCTCAAGATTCTCATGCTGGCTCTATTATTGGGTACACCTGTTTTATCATTGTTAGGCTCTATTGGGGCGGCATTAACTTTAGGCGTCAGGGGCGGTAGTGTGCTGATGAGCCTGTTAATTTTGCCGCTTTATATTCCAGTGTTAATTTTTGGCGCAGGCGCTGTGTATGCCAATAGCGTGGGCCTTGATGTCACTGGCCATTTTTCCCTACTGGGCGCCTTATTCATTTTGGCCTTGGTATTTGTGCCTTGGGTGAGTGCTACAGCCGTAAAGATTGCTATTGAATGA
- the ccmA gene encoding cytochrome c biogenesis heme-transporting ATPase CcmA: MTAINSPFPQSNLPMLEARAIACVRGERKLFSKVDFQVFAGECLHIRGENGVGKTSLLRLLTGLSLPESGEILSGGKSIKSEAEAFHNKLLFLGHRDALKEDLTALENLRMYAAIDGVGLSEESAFMALCRFGLKSREDLPVNCLSAGQKKRVLMARMLTRRAQIWILDEPFNALDVHAAQELKELIVEHLALNGLVVLTSHQHLDIPNLKALDL, from the coding sequence ATGACAGCCATTAACTCTCCTTTCCCCCAATCTAATTTGCCCATGCTTGAGGCACGGGCTATTGCCTGTGTACGGGGTGAGCGCAAGCTCTTTTCGAAGGTGGATTTCCAGGTTTTTGCAGGCGAGTGCCTGCATATTCGGGGTGAGAATGGTGTTGGAAAAACGAGCCTCTTACGTTTGCTGACGGGCCTTTCCTTGCCAGAGTCCGGTGAGATTCTTTCGGGCGGTAAGTCAATCAAAAGTGAGGCGGAAGCCTTTCATAACAAGCTCCTATTTTTAGGCCACCGGGATGCCCTCAAGGAGGACCTCACTGCTCTTGAGAATTTGCGAATGTATGCCGCCATTGATGGGGTTGGGCTTTCTGAGGAGAGTGCCTTTATGGCCCTGTGCCGTTTTGGCTTAAAGAGTCGTGAAGATCTTCCAGTAAATTGCTTATCTGCTGGACAGAAAAAACGAGTTCTCATGGCGCGCATGCTCACTCGCCGTGCGCAAATTTGGATTTTGGATGAACCCTTTAATGCCCTAGATGTTCACGCCGCGCAGGAGCTAAAAGAATTGATTGTTGAGCATCTCGCGCTAAATGGCCTGGTTGTGCTGACGAGCCATCAGCATCTAGACATTCCAAACTTAAAGGCACTTGATTTATGA
- a CDS encoding metal-dependent hydrolase, with protein MSGASVAHAQTADKANVQGGTELLWLGQAGFRIKSPSGKMILIDPWITGGPKTPPQYKNDLAAIGPIDLLLVTHAHVDHIGDAPAIAKSNNTKLYGPADMVTPLITLGILSGDLGYRFNKTGRVTPLPGIKVTAVQAEHSSLLVWKNPATDKMESHPAGEPMGYIIELENGFKIWHMGDTGLFTDMKFISEHYKPDLVLIPIGGNFTMAPDDAAYALKTWVKPKMVIPMHYNSNPLTKGTLLEFQDAMKGSPIKIIPMTEGQTVRL; from the coding sequence TTGTCTGGTGCATCAGTTGCACATGCGCAAACTGCAGACAAAGCGAATGTGCAAGGCGGTACTGAGCTCTTATGGCTCGGTCAAGCAGGTTTTCGTATCAAGAGCCCCAGTGGAAAAATGATTTTGATTGATCCATGGATTACCGGCGGCCCTAAAACACCTCCTCAGTATAAAAATGACTTGGCTGCCATCGGACCAATCGATTTGTTATTGGTAACCCATGCCCACGTCGATCATATTGGCGATGCTCCAGCGATTGCAAAATCCAACAATACAAAGTTGTATGGACCGGCAGATATGGTGACCCCATTAATCACTTTGGGTATATTGTCTGGTGATCTAGGGTATCGTTTTAATAAAACAGGGCGCGTAACACCGCTACCCGGGATCAAAGTAACTGCCGTCCAAGCGGAGCATTCTTCCTTGTTGGTTTGGAAAAATCCAGCCACCGATAAGATGGAATCTCATCCAGCCGGCGAGCCAATGGGTTACATCATTGAATTAGAGAATGGCTTCAAAATTTGGCACATGGGTGACACAGGCCTCTTTACTGATATGAAGTTTATTAGCGAGCATTACAAGCCAGATTTAGTGTTGATCCCGATTGGTGGAAATTTCACGATGGCCCCCGATGATGCCGCCTATGCCTTGAAAACATGGGTGAAGCCAAAGATGGTCATCCCTATGCACTACAACTCCAATCCACTGACCAAAGGCACCCTCCTAGAGTTCCAGGATGCCATGAAAGGCAGTCCAATCAAAATCATTCCAATGACCGAAGGGCAGACGGTTCGGCTTTAA
- a CDS encoding carboxypeptidase regulatory-like domain-containing protein, protein MQLAMKFVVVTSLLVFSAPGFAQIPDTQYSQGISYISGGVGEEESTAILAEAKQWPLLLELSQLEGGRGVWIFGAKIKILNANNHVIFDAQADGPYILINLAAGTYSVDAVYQGAPQKRVISINPATPQKISIFWK, encoded by the coding sequence ATGCAACTGGCGATGAAATTCGTAGTGGTGACATCCCTTTTGGTTTTTAGTGCTCCGGGGTTTGCGCAAATCCCAGACACGCAATATTCACAAGGTATCTCTTATATTTCTGGTGGAGTGGGTGAGGAAGAGTCGACAGCAATTTTGGCGGAAGCAAAGCAGTGGCCATTGTTGCTGGAGCTCTCCCAGCTCGAGGGTGGTCGTGGCGTTTGGATCTTTGGCGCAAAGATCAAGATTCTGAATGCCAACAATCACGTGATATTTGATGCCCAGGCTGATGGCCCTTATATCCTGATTAACTTGGCTGCTGGCACCTATTCGGTAGATGCTGTTTATCAAGGAGCACCTCAAAAGCGAGTGATTTCCATCAATCCTGCGACACCCCAGAAGATTTCTATCTTCTGGAAGTAG